One Clavibacter zhangzhiyongii genomic region harbors:
- the proB gene encoding glutamate 5-kinase, with the protein MGTTTRAGIASARRIVVKVGSSSISGPNAGQIAPLVDAIAGVHARGAEVVLVSSGAIATGMPFLRLDDRPADLATQQAAAAVGQSVLVFRYQESLDRYGIVAGQVLLTAGDLAAPDHRENAQRAMERLLGLRLLPIVNENDTVATHEIRFGDNDRLAALVARLVDADLLLLLSDVDALYTRPPQEPGARRIEHVDFGDELEGVEIGSTGTGVGTGGAVTKVAAARLAAEAGTGVLLTSTAQVADALSGAHVGTWFAPRA; encoded by the coding sequence GTGGGCACGACCACGCGCGCGGGCATCGCGTCCGCCCGCCGCATCGTCGTGAAGGTCGGATCGTCGTCCATCAGCGGGCCGAACGCCGGCCAGATCGCGCCCCTCGTGGACGCGATCGCCGGCGTGCACGCCCGGGGCGCCGAGGTGGTGCTGGTCTCGTCCGGCGCCATCGCGACGGGGATGCCGTTCCTCCGCCTCGACGACCGCCCGGCGGACCTCGCCACGCAGCAGGCGGCGGCGGCGGTCGGCCAGAGCGTGCTCGTCTTCCGCTACCAGGAGAGCCTCGACCGCTACGGCATCGTCGCGGGCCAGGTGCTCCTCACGGCCGGCGACCTCGCCGCGCCCGACCACCGCGAGAACGCGCAGCGCGCCATGGAGCGCCTGCTGGGGCTGCGGCTCCTGCCGATCGTCAACGAGAACGACACCGTGGCGACCCACGAGATCCGCTTCGGCGACAACGACCGGCTCGCGGCGCTCGTCGCGCGGCTCGTCGACGCCGACCTGCTGCTGCTCCTGTCGGACGTGGACGCGCTCTACACGCGGCCACCGCAGGAGCCCGGCGCCCGGCGCATCGAGCACGTCGACTTCGGCGACGAGCTCGAGGGCGTCGAGATCGGCAGCACGGGCACCGGCGTCGGCACCGGGGGAGCGGTCACCAAGGTCGCGGCCGCGCGCCTGGCGGCGGAGGCCGGCACGGGCGTGCTGCTCACGTCGACGGCGCAGGTCGCCGACGCGCTCTCCGGCGCGCACGTCGGCACCTGGTTCGCGCCCCGCGCCTGA
- a CDS encoding zf-TFIIB domain-containing protein has product MKCPNDSATLVMSERAGVEIDYCPDCRGVWLDRGELDKILDRAEQETRSAPASASPAAPAAPLGGYPDPGRDDRRRDDDRRHDDDRRRDDDRDRPYGRDDRGFGGGYVAPGGHPQGGAYGGKRRKKESWLSELFD; this is encoded by the coding sequence ATGAAGTGCCCCAACGACTCGGCCACCCTCGTGATGAGCGAGCGCGCCGGGGTGGAGATCGACTACTGCCCCGACTGCCGCGGCGTCTGGCTCGACCGCGGGGAGCTCGACAAGATCCTCGACCGCGCGGAGCAGGAGACGCGGTCCGCCCCGGCGTCCGCGTCGCCCGCGGCTCCTGCCGCGCCGCTCGGCGGGTACCCGGATCCGGGTCGCGACGACCGGCGCCGCGATGACGACCGCCGGCACGATGACGACCGCCGGCGCGATGACGACCGGGATCGTCCGTACGGACGCGACGACCGCGGCTTCGGCGGCGGGTACGTGGCGCCAGGGGGTCACCCGCAGGGCGGCGCATACGGCGGGAAGCGCCGCAAGAAGGAGAGCTGGCTCAGCGAGCTCTTCGACTGA
- a CDS encoding glutamate-5-semialdehyde dehydrogenase, producing MPTLASGAPDVVPVPAPEPREDALPDPALERILHSARAASTDLAARTSGERDAALEAIAAALLAATDRVVAANAEDLAAGRASGLAAGLLDRLALDARRVGALADAVAGIRRLDDPLGHVVRGRTLPNGLLLSQVRVPFGVVGAIYEARPNVTVDIAALALRSGNAVVLRGGSAALRTNAVLVDVMRGALAAAGLPADAVQTVDAHGRAGAARLMRARGLVDVLVPRGSADLIRTVVEESTVPVIETGAGVVHVYLDASADERMAVDIAVDAKVSRPSVCNAMETLLVHRDAAPRILPAVLDALRDRGVTVHGDDAVRALWPDAVPATDEDWAAEYLSLDVAVRVVDAVEDAVAHIARWSTHHTESIVTSDLAVAERFLAAVDSAVVMVNASTRFTDGSEFGFGAEVGISTQKLHARGPMGLQELTSTKWIVRGSGQVRG from the coding sequence ATGCCCACGCTCGCCTCCGGCGCCCCCGACGTCGTGCCCGTCCCCGCCCCCGAACCCAGGGAGGACGCCCTCCCGGACCCTGCGCTCGAAAGGATCCTGCACAGCGCGCGCGCGGCGTCCACCGACCTCGCGGCGCGCACCTCGGGGGAGCGCGACGCGGCGCTCGAGGCCATCGCCGCCGCCCTCCTCGCCGCGACCGACCGCGTCGTGGCGGCCAACGCCGAGGACCTCGCCGCGGGGCGCGCGTCGGGCCTCGCCGCCGGGCTGCTCGACCGGCTCGCCCTCGACGCGCGTCGCGTCGGCGCGCTCGCGGACGCGGTCGCCGGGATCCGCCGCCTCGACGACCCGCTCGGCCACGTCGTCCGCGGCCGCACCCTCCCGAACGGCCTCCTGCTGTCGCAGGTGCGCGTGCCCTTCGGCGTCGTCGGCGCCATCTACGAGGCCCGGCCCAACGTCACGGTCGACATCGCGGCCCTCGCCCTCCGCAGCGGCAACGCGGTCGTGCTGCGCGGCGGATCCGCCGCCCTCCGCACCAACGCCGTGCTGGTGGACGTGATGCGCGGCGCCCTCGCGGCCGCGGGCCTCCCCGCCGACGCCGTGCAGACGGTCGACGCGCACGGCCGCGCGGGAGCCGCCCGCCTCATGCGCGCACGCGGCCTCGTCGACGTGCTCGTGCCCCGGGGATCCGCCGACCTCATCCGCACCGTGGTCGAGGAGTCGACCGTGCCCGTCATCGAGACGGGCGCCGGCGTCGTGCACGTGTACCTCGACGCCAGCGCCGACGAGCGCATGGCCGTCGACATCGCGGTCGACGCGAAGGTGAGCCGCCCGAGCGTCTGCAACGCCATGGAGACGCTGCTCGTGCACCGGGACGCGGCGCCGCGGATCCTGCCCGCCGTCCTCGACGCGCTCCGCGACCGGGGGGTGACCGTGCACGGCGACGACGCCGTCCGCGCCCTCTGGCCCGATGCCGTGCCCGCCACCGACGAGGACTGGGCCGCCGAGTACCTCTCCCTCGACGTCGCCGTGCGCGTCGTCGACGCCGTCGAGGACGCCGTGGCGCACATCGCCCGCTGGTCGACGCACCACACCGAGTCGATCGTCACGTCCGACCTCGCCGTGGCGGAGCGCTTCCTCGCGGCCGTCGACTCCGCCGTGGTCATGGTCAACGCGTCCACGCGCTTCACCGACGGATCCGAGTTCGGCTTCGGCGCGGAGGTCGGCATCTCCACGCAGAAGCTGCACGCACGCGGGCCGATGGGGCTGCAGGAGCTCACGAGCACCAAGTGGATCGTCCGGGGGAGCGGGCAGGTGCGCGGCTGA
- the rsfS gene encoding ribosome silencing factor, whose translation MTASPRALDLLKVAALAADSKQAIDLVALDVSGPLPLTDVFLIASARNERNAQAVADEIEDKMIEAGAKPLRREGKSEGRWILLDFGDVVAHVFTEEDRMYYSLERLWKDCPVVALEIEPTASAS comes from the coding sequence GTGACCGCTTCTCCCCGCGCCCTCGACCTGCTCAAGGTCGCCGCCCTCGCTGCCGACTCCAAGCAGGCCATCGACCTGGTCGCGCTCGACGTCTCCGGGCCCCTGCCCCTCACCGACGTCTTCCTCATCGCCTCGGCCCGCAACGAGCGGAACGCGCAGGCGGTCGCCGACGAGATCGAGGACAAGATGATCGAGGCCGGCGCCAAGCCGCTGCGCCGCGAGGGGAAGAGCGAGGGCCGCTGGATCCTCCTCGACTTCGGCGACGTCGTCGCCCACGTCTTCACCGAGGAGGACCGCATGTACTACTCGCTGGAGCGCCTCTGGAAGGACTGCCCCGTCGTCGCCCTCGAGATCGAGCCGACGGCCTCCGCATCCTGA
- a CDS encoding Vms1/Ankzf1 family peptidyl-tRNA hydrolase → MTDPTPDRPSWAELLRRPGPWVQVHLDDSVDTADPPQVLETRRKSVIDRLARDGASEEDLAQVSSALAHEPAPGGPRTRVILVEAGELVVDESIPGIPTEPEEAGVVPVPDLVPLLEREPERIVYVVVETSRDGGEVRVLRAGPDELVAERAVEGRTDTLHPVKTGGWRQDRLQHHAEEIWRQTQGELAERIDDVVRRHRPRLLVVAGDIRARQLLEGELGPESRAILAVEPTNTRADGADPTALEERIRTELQRILAEGERDVLDRVAEHDGRGDGWAETRVGAVVRALASAQVDTLVLDADALRDERLLALSAAPWIATAPEDALGAEILGRVPAHVALTRAALLTDARVVLTDSTSAPDGEDAIGLPGGGSAAALLRWPEGPAIPGTGAVA, encoded by the coding sequence ATGACCGACCCCACTCCCGACCGGCCCTCCTGGGCGGAGCTGCTGCGGCGCCCCGGCCCCTGGGTCCAGGTGCACCTCGACGACTCCGTGGACACGGCCGACCCGCCCCAGGTGCTCGAGACCCGGCGGAAGAGCGTCATCGACCGGCTCGCTCGGGACGGCGCGTCCGAGGAGGACCTGGCCCAGGTCTCCTCGGCGCTCGCCCACGAGCCGGCGCCCGGCGGCCCGCGCACGCGGGTGATCCTCGTCGAGGCCGGCGAGCTGGTCGTCGACGAGTCGATCCCGGGCATCCCGACCGAGCCCGAGGAGGCGGGCGTCGTGCCCGTCCCCGACCTCGTGCCGCTCCTCGAGCGGGAGCCCGAGCGCATCGTCTACGTCGTCGTGGAGACGAGCCGCGACGGCGGTGAGGTCCGGGTCCTGCGCGCCGGCCCGGACGAGCTGGTCGCCGAGCGCGCGGTCGAGGGGCGCACCGACACGCTGCACCCCGTGAAGACGGGCGGCTGGCGGCAGGACCGCCTGCAGCACCACGCCGAGGAGATCTGGCGGCAGACGCAGGGCGAGCTCGCGGAGCGGATCGACGACGTCGTGCGCCGCCACCGGCCCCGGCTCCTGGTGGTCGCGGGCGACATCCGCGCGCGCCAGCTCCTCGAGGGCGAGCTGGGACCGGAGTCGCGGGCGATCCTCGCCGTCGAACCCACGAACACGCGCGCGGACGGCGCGGACCCCACGGCGCTGGAGGAGCGGATCCGGACGGAGCTGCAGCGGATCCTCGCGGAGGGCGAGCGCGACGTGCTCGACCGCGTGGCCGAGCACGACGGACGCGGGGACGGATGGGCCGAGACGCGCGTCGGCGCCGTCGTCCGGGCGCTCGCGAGCGCGCAGGTCGACACGCTGGTGCTCGACGCCGACGCCCTCCGGGACGAGCGGCTCCTCGCGCTCTCCGCCGCACCGTGGATCGCGACCGCCCCGGAGGACGCGCTCGGCGCGGAGATCCTCGGGCGGGTGCCGGCGCACGTCGCGCTCACCCGGGCCGCCCTGCTCACCGACGCACGCGTCGTCCTCACCGACTCGACGAGCGCGCCGGACGGCGAGGACGCGATCGGGCTGCCCGGCGGCGGCTCCGCGGCCGCCCTGCTGCGCTGGCCCGAGGGACCCGCGATCCCGGGCACCGGGGCCGTCGCATGA
- the rpmA gene encoding 50S ribosomal protein L27: protein MAHKKGASSTRNGRDSNAQRLGVKRFGGQVVGAGEIIVRQRGTHFHPGVNVGRGGDDTLFALSAGSVEFGVKGGRKVVNIVVPA from the coding sequence ATGGCACACAAGAAGGGCGCGAGCTCTACCCGCAACGGCCGTGACTCGAACGCCCAGCGCCTCGGCGTGAAGCGCTTCGGCGGCCAGGTCGTCGGCGCCGGCGAGATCATCGTCCGCCAGCGCGGCACGCACTTCCACCCCGGCGTGAACGTCGGCCGTGGCGGCGACGACACGCTGTTCGCCCTCTCGGCCGGTTCGGTCGAGTTCGGCGTCAAGGGCGGCCGCAAGGTCGTCAACATCGTCGTCCCGGCCTAG
- the obgE gene encoding GTPase ObgE, translated as MATFVDTVTLHLRAGHGGNGCVSVRREKFKPLAGPDGGNGGNGGDIVLVADPQVTTLLAYHRGPHRSSQNGGPGMGDHRHGTLGETLELPVPVGTVVKDADGEELADMATPGMRYVVAEAGQGGLGNASLATTKRKAPGFALLGTKGQEGDVVLELKVVADVALVGYPSAGKSSLVAAISAAKPKIADYPFTTLHPNLGVVEVADSRYTVADVPGLIEGASEGKGLGLEFLRHVERCSALLHVLDCATLDPGRDPISDLDIILAELAAYPVPAGQVPLLERPQLIALNKIDVPEAKELAELVRPELEARGYRVFDISTVSHEGLRQLSFALAELVEDARRKAAEEPEAPRIVLRPRAVNEKPFTIRVDGGSYGDVYRVLGTKPERWVQQTDFTNDEAVGYLADRLAKLGVEDGLFKAGAVAGSSVVIGEGNGVVFDWEPTLTSTAELITSPRGADARVDPLNRRTNQARREDYFARMDAKAEARAELVREGEAGLWADEDGTDEGGSADEKA; from the coding sequence ATGGCGACATTCGTCGACACCGTGACCCTCCACCTCCGGGCGGGACACGGCGGCAACGGCTGCGTCTCGGTGCGCCGCGAGAAGTTCAAGCCCCTCGCCGGCCCCGACGGCGGCAACGGCGGCAACGGCGGCGACATCGTGCTCGTCGCCGACCCCCAGGTCACGACCCTCCTCGCCTACCACCGCGGGCCCCACCGCTCGTCGCAGAACGGCGGCCCCGGCATGGGCGACCACCGCCACGGCACGCTCGGCGAGACGCTCGAGCTGCCCGTGCCGGTCGGCACCGTCGTCAAGGACGCCGACGGCGAGGAGCTCGCGGACATGGCGACCCCCGGCATGCGCTACGTCGTCGCGGAGGCCGGCCAGGGCGGCCTCGGCAACGCGTCGCTCGCCACCACCAAGCGCAAGGCGCCCGGCTTCGCGCTCCTCGGCACCAAGGGCCAGGAGGGCGACGTCGTCCTCGAGCTCAAGGTCGTCGCCGACGTCGCGCTCGTGGGCTACCCGTCGGCCGGCAAGTCGAGCCTCGTCGCGGCCATCTCCGCGGCCAAGCCGAAGATCGCCGACTACCCCTTCACCACGCTGCACCCGAACCTCGGCGTCGTCGAGGTCGCGGACTCCCGCTACACCGTCGCGGACGTGCCGGGCCTCATCGAGGGCGCGAGCGAGGGCAAGGGCCTCGGCCTCGAGTTCCTCCGCCACGTCGAGCGCTGCTCGGCGCTCCTGCACGTCCTCGACTGCGCCACGCTCGACCCGGGCCGCGACCCCATCTCGGACCTCGACATCATCCTCGCCGAGCTCGCCGCCTACCCGGTGCCCGCCGGCCAGGTGCCGCTGCTGGAGCGCCCGCAGCTCATCGCGCTGAACAAGATCGACGTGCCCGAGGCGAAGGAGCTCGCCGAGCTCGTGCGCCCGGAGCTCGAGGCGCGCGGCTACCGCGTGTTCGACATCTCCACGGTGAGCCACGAGGGCCTGCGCCAGCTGTCCTTCGCCCTCGCCGAGCTCGTGGAGGACGCCCGCAGGAAGGCGGCCGAGGAGCCCGAGGCGCCGCGCATCGTGCTGCGACCGCGTGCCGTCAACGAGAAGCCCTTCACCATCCGCGTGGACGGCGGCAGCTACGGCGACGTCTACCGCGTGCTCGGCACCAAGCCGGAGCGCTGGGTGCAGCAGACCGACTTCACCAACGACGAGGCCGTCGGCTACCTGGCCGATCGGCTCGCGAAGCTGGGCGTCGAGGACGGGCTGTTCAAGGCCGGGGCGGTCGCCGGATCCAGCGTCGTGATCGGCGAGGGCAACGGCGTCGTCTTCGACTGGGAGCCCACGCTCACGTCCACCGCGGAGCTCATCACGAGCCCCCGCGGCGCGGACGCGCGCGTCGACCCCCTCAACCGCCGCACCAACCAGGCCCGCCGCGAGGACTACTTCGCGCGCATGGACGCCAAGGCGGAGGCCCGGGCCGAGCTCGTGCGCGAGGGCGAGGCCGGGCTCTGGGCCGACGAGGACGGGACGGACGAGGGCGGCTCCGCGGACGAGAAGGCCTGA
- the nadD gene encoding nicotinate-nucleotide adenylyltransferase: protein MTTPATPRLRIGVMGGTFDPIHNGHLVAASEVQQHLQLDEVIFVPTGQPWQKQTVTDGEHRYLMTVIATAANPRFTVSRVDIDRAGTTYTIDTLRDIRRSHPDAELFFITGADAIQQILGWKDVAELWDLAHFVAVTRPGHDLTESGLPHADVRLLEVPALAISSTDCRSRVGRGFPVWYLVPDGVVQYISKHHLYRSPL, encoded by the coding sequence ATGACGACACCCGCGACCCCGCGCCTCCGCATCGGGGTCATGGGCGGCACGTTCGACCCCATCCACAACGGCCACCTGGTCGCCGCGAGCGAGGTGCAGCAGCACCTGCAGCTCGACGAGGTGATCTTCGTCCCCACCGGGCAGCCGTGGCAGAAGCAGACGGTCACGGACGGCGAGCACCGGTACCTGATGACCGTCATCGCGACGGCCGCCAACCCGCGCTTCACCGTGAGCCGCGTCGACATCGACCGCGCCGGCACCACGTACACGATCGACACGCTTCGCGACATCCGGCGCTCGCACCCGGACGCGGAGCTGTTCTTCATCACCGGCGCGGACGCGATCCAGCAGATCCTCGGCTGGAAGGACGTCGCCGAGCTGTGGGACCTGGCGCACTTCGTCGCCGTCACGCGGCCCGGTCACGACCTCACCGAGAGCGGCCTCCCGCACGCCGACGTAAGATTGCTGGAGGTCCCGGCGCTGGCGATCTCCTCGACCGACTGCCGGAGCCGAGTCGGACGCGGCTTCCCCGTGTGGTACCTCGTCCCCGACGGAGTCGTCCAGTACATCTCCAAGCACCACCTGTATCGGAGCCCGCTATGA
- a CDS encoding SGNH/GDSL hydrolase family protein, whose amino-acid sequence MLRIRGAAVLAVAAAIALLASGCSAPAPLDPPAPSAPLRVVSLGDSYSTGTGPATPLPGDPGVCGRTVAASIRVAAEATGAELVDAACDGATTAELTAPRERGGRTVPAQLDALEDGADVVLVRLGGNDLGFPALVGGCLAQDPAGPVAAGPATCVDALAPAGGVDAVRARIDGEVSARLAEAFARIRAAAPDARVVALGYLTVLAGADALPADGCFRATATSDVNGRVLLTDRDAVWLAGVQTALDAAIARAAAEAGARFVDQEAPTAEHGACAGDAGDPYVAGVGGSAGSVPLHPNAAGLAWEADAIAAVLREEAAALGR is encoded by the coding sequence ATGCTCCGGATCCGCGGCGCCGCCGTCCTCGCCGTCGCCGCGGCGATCGCCCTGCTGGCGAGCGGCTGCAGCGCACCCGCCCCCCTCGACCCTCCCGCGCCGTCGGCGCCCCTGCGCGTCGTGTCCCTCGGCGACTCCTACTCCACGGGCACGGGTCCCGCGACCCCGCTGCCGGGCGACCCGGGCGTGTGCGGGCGGACCGTCGCCGCGTCGATCCGCGTCGCGGCGGAGGCGACGGGGGCCGAGCTCGTCGACGCCGCGTGCGACGGCGCGACGACCGCCGAGCTCACGGCTCCGCGGGAGCGCGGAGGGCGGACCGTCCCCGCGCAGCTCGACGCGCTGGAGGACGGCGCCGACGTCGTCCTCGTGCGCCTCGGCGGCAACGACCTCGGCTTCCCGGCGCTCGTCGGCGGCTGCCTGGCGCAGGATCCCGCGGGCCCCGTGGCGGCCGGTCCCGCGACGTGCGTCGACGCGCTCGCCCCCGCGGGCGGCGTCGACGCCGTGCGGGCCCGCATCGACGGCGAGGTGAGCGCCCGCCTGGCCGAGGCCTTCGCGAGGATCCGCGCGGCCGCGCCCGACGCGCGCGTCGTCGCCCTCGGCTACCTCACCGTCCTCGCCGGCGCGGACGCCCTCCCCGCCGACGGCTGCTTCCGGGCGACCGCGACGTCCGACGTGAACGGGCGCGTGCTGCTCACCGACCGCGACGCCGTCTGGCTCGCGGGCGTCCAGACCGCGCTCGACGCGGCGATCGCGCGGGCCGCGGCCGAGGCGGGTGCCCGCTTCGTCGACCAGGAGGCGCCGACGGCCGAGCACGGCGCCTGCGCGGGCGACGCGGGGGATCCGTACGTCGCCGGGGTGGGCGGCAGCGCGGGCTCCGTGCCCCTGCACCCGAACGCGGCCGGACTCGCCTGGGAGGCGGACGCCATCGCCGCCGTGCTCCGCGAGGAGGCTG
- a CDS encoding DUF4031 domain-containing protein yields MSVLLDRPAWPAHGTLWAHLVSDSSLQELHAFARAAGLPERSFDRDHYDVPEARYDDLVARGAVPVSNRDLVRRLQASGLRVTQRERRRPTA; encoded by the coding sequence ATGAGCGTGCTCCTCGACCGACCCGCCTGGCCCGCGCACGGGACGCTGTGGGCGCACCTCGTGAGCGACTCCTCGCTCCAGGAGCTGCATGCCTTCGCCCGCGCCGCCGGGCTCCCCGAGCGGAGCTTCGACCGCGACCACTACGACGTGCCCGAGGCGCGGTACGACGACCTCGTCGCGCGGGGCGCCGTGCCGGTGTCGAACCGCGACCTCGTGCGGCGGCTGCAGGCGAGCGGCCTGCGGGTCACGCAGCGGGAGCGGCGCCGGCCGACCGCCTGA
- the rplU gene encoding 50S ribosomal protein L21, whose amino-acid sequence MVYAVVRAGGRQEKVEVGTIVTMDRVKNQQSGKVVLPAVLLVDGDTITTDAAKLADVTVSAQILNDLRGPKIVIQKFKNKTGYKKRQGHRQDLTRVQVTEIN is encoded by the coding sequence GTGGTTTACGCAGTTGTGCGCGCCGGCGGTCGGCAGGAGAAGGTGGAGGTCGGGACCATCGTCACGATGGACCGGGTCAAGAACCAGCAGAGCGGCAAGGTCGTGCTCCCCGCGGTCCTGCTCGTCGACGGCGACACCATCACCACGGACGCCGCGAAGCTCGCCGACGTCACCGTCAGCGCCCAGATCCTGAACGACCTCCGCGGTCCCAAGATCGTCATCCAGAAGTTCAAGAACAAGACCGGGTACAAGAAGCGCCAGGGGCACCGCCAGGACCTCACGCGCGTCCAGGTCACCGAGATCAACTAG